A section of the Apodemus sylvaticus chromosome 10, mApoSyl1.1, whole genome shotgun sequence genome encodes:
- the Acadvl gene encoding very long-chain specific acyl-CoA dehydrogenase, mitochondrial, producing MQLARMTPSVGRQLLRLGARSSRSTVPQGQPRPTSAQRLYASETTQAVLDKPETLSSDASAREKPARAESKSFAVGMFKGQLNIEQVFPYPSVLTEEQTQFLKELVGPVARFFEEVNDPAKNDSLEKVEDSTLQGLKELGAFGLQIPSELGGLGLSNTQYARLAEIVGMHDLGVSVTLGAHQSIGFKGILLYGTKAQKEKYLPIVASGKALAAFCLTEPSSGSDAASIRCSAVPSPCGKYYTLNGSKIWISNGGLADIFTVFAKTPIKDAATGAVKEKITAFVVERSFGGVTHGPPEKKMGIKASNTSEVFFDGVKVPSENVLGEVGDGFKVAVNILNNGRFGMAATLAGTMKAIIAKAVDHATNRTQFGDKIHNYGMIQEKLARMAILQYVTESMAYMLSANMDQGFKDFQIEAAISKIFGSEAAWTVTDECIQILGGMGFMKEPGVERVLRDIRVFRIFEGANDILRLFVALQGCMDKGKELTGLGNALKNPLGNVGLLMGEAGKQLRRRTGLGSGLSLSGIVHPELSRSGELAVQALDQFATVVEAKLMKHKKGIVNEQFLLQRLADGAIDLYAMVVVLSRASRSLSEGYPTAQHEKMLCDSWCIEAATRIRESMASLQANPQQQELFRNFKSISKAMVENGGVVNSNPLRV from the exons ATGCAGTTGGCTCGGATGACCCCGAGTGTGGGGCGGCAGCTCTTGCGGCTGGGGGCCCGAAG CTCGCGATCTACTGTACCTCAGGGACAACCCCGGCCTACCTCTGCCCAGCGACTTTATGCCAGTGAGACCACTCAG GCAGTTCTGGACAAGCCAGAAACCCTCTCCTCTGATGCTTCTGCCAGAGAAAAACCAGCCAGGGCT GAATCGAAGTCCTTTGCTGTGGGGATGTTCAAAGGCCAGCTTAACATTGAGCAGGTGTTCCCATACCCATCTG TGCTCACTGAAGAACAGACACAATTTCTCAAAGAGCTGGTGGGACCAGTGGCCAGGTTCTTTGAG GAAGTGAATGACCCTGCCAAGAACGACTCCTTGGAGAAGGTGGAAGACAGCACTTTGCAGGGACTCAAGGAACTGGGAGCATTTGGTCTGCAAATACCCAGCGAGCTGGGTGGTTTGGGCCTCTCTAATACCCAG TACGCTCGCCTGGCAGAGATTGTGGGCATGCATGACCTTGGCGTGAGCGTTACCCTGGGAGCGCATCAGAGTATCGGATTCAAAGGCATCTTGCTCTATGGCACGAAGGcccagaaagaaaaatacctCCCCATTGTGGCATCTG GGAAGGCTTTGGCGGCTTTCTGCCTAACGGAGCCGTCGAGCGGGTCGGATGCAGCCTCCATCCGATGCTCAGCTGTGCCCAGCCCCTGTGGAAAGTATTATACTCTGAATGGAAGCAAGATTTGGATCAG CAATGGGGGCCTGGCAGACATTTTCACTGTCTTTGCCAAGACACCAATTAAAGATGCAGCCACGGGGGCCGTGAAAGAGAAGATCACAGCTTTTGTGGTGGAAAGGAGCTTTGGAGGGGTTACCCA TGGGCCCCCTGAAAAGAAGATGGGCATCAAAGCATCTAACACATCAGAGGTGTTCTTTGATGGAGTGAAGGTGCCATCAGAGAATGTGCTAGGAGAGGTGGGAGATGGTTTCAAGGTTGCTGTCAATATCCTCAACAATGGAAGATTTGGGATGGCTGCAACCCTAGCAGGCACCATGAAAGCCATCATTGCCAAGGCG GTTGATCATGCTACTAATCGTACCCAGTTTGGGGACAAAATCCACAACTATGGGATGATCCAGGAAAAGCTGGCTCGGATGGCTATTCTACAGTATGTGACTGAG TCCATGGCTTACATGCTGAGTGCCAACATGGACCAGGGATTCAAAGACTTCCAGATAGAAGCCGCCATCAGCAAAATCTTTGGCTCG GAGGCGGCCTGGACAGTGACAGATGAGTGCATCCAAATATTGGGGGGCATGGGCTTCATGAAG GAACCAGGGGTAGAGCGTGTGCTCCGAGATATCCGAGTCTTCCGGATCTTTGAAGGGGCAAATGACATTCTTCGACTGTTTGTGGCTCTACAAGGCTGCATG GACAAAGGAAAGGAACTCACTGGGCTTGGCAATGCCCTAAAGAATCCTCTTGGAAACGTTGGTCTCCTGATGGGAGAAGCAGGCAAACAGCTGAGGCG GCGGACAGGACTTGGCAGTGGTTTGAGTCTCTCAGGAATTGTCCACCCAGAGTTAAGTCGCAGCGGTGAACTG gCAGTGCAGGCTCTGGATCAATTTGCCACCGTAGTGGAGGCCAAGCTGATGAAGCACAAGAAAGGGATTGTCA ACGAACAGTTCTTGCTGCAGCGACTGGCAGATGGAGCCATCGATCTCTACGCCATGGTGGTGGTTCTCTCCAG AGCCTCAAGATCCCTGAGTGAGGGCTACCCGACAGCCCAGCATGAGAAAATGCTCTGTGACAGTTGGTGCATTGAG GCTGCAACACGGATCCGAGAAAGCATGGCCAGCCTGCAGGCCAACCCTCAGCAACAGGAGCTCTTCCGTAACTTCAAAAGCATCTCCAAGGCCATGGTAGAGAACGGTGGCGTGGTCAACAGTAACCCCCTTAGAGTCTGA